ATGGATGATTTCCGCACCAAATGCAGCCAATTGATCCGACAAGACACCCAAATAAACCTTATCCTTGGCCTGCTGCCGATTTAATTGCCGTAAGTATTGATTACGTTGTTTTAAAATCGTGCGATACTGACTTAGGTTATAGAGGTATTTAGGGCTCATCTGACCAAATTCCATATCCATAAACCGACGGCGAACCGCGGGTGCCCCTTTAACGATGGATAAATCTTCAGGTGCAAACACGATCACGTTCAAATTTCCGACGTACTGGGATAATTTGGCTTGCTCAAGATGATTGACTTTCGCTCGCTTGCCCCGCCGCCCCAATTCAAGTTCCAAGGGGACAGCACCGGTACTTTTATGTAACCGGCCTTGCAACGTTGCCGTGGTGGTTTGCCACCGAATTAATTCCTTATCGTTAGCGGTGCGGTGACTACGCGTTAACGCCAACACATAAATGGCTTCCAACAGGTTCGTCTTTCCCTGCGCATTTTCACCTAATAGAACATTAACGCCCTGACTAAAATTAATGGTCAAATCCGCGTAGTTCCGAAAATCATGCAAGACTAAGTTTTCTAAGTACATCTAATCAGTCGTTTCTTGATTTGAGCGAATAAAAAATGACCCGTTGTCTTCAACTTCAATCGTATCGCCTGGATAAAGTTTCCGACCCCGCCGATCATCTGGTTCACCATTAACTAACACGGTTGTTTCTTTTAAGAACCACTTCGCCTGACCACCCGATCCAATGATGGCCGTTTCTTTTAAGAGTTGCCCCAACGTCATATATGGGGTTTTAATATCTATTGGCTGTTTCACAATGTCACCTGCCTATCTGATTACAAGCTATTAAACGACTGTCTGGCGTGCTACACACACTCCTAACAGGTTATATTATACTTGTTTTTTGATGAAAATTCAATTTATAACCGCACTCAGAGCCATTTTAAGACGATTTAGGGCTTTTTAATATCGGGATACTAGCCTAGGGGTAAATTTGCTGAAAT
This Lactiplantibacillus plantarum DNA region includes the following protein-coding sequences:
- the recF gene encoding DNA replication/repair protein RecF (All proteins in this family for which functions are known are DNA-binding proteins that assist the filamentation of RecA onto DNA for the initiation of recombination or recombinational repair.), with protein sequence MYLENLVLHDFRNYADLTINFSQGVNVLLGENAQGKTNLLEAIYVLALTRSHRTANDKELIRWQTTTATLQGRLHKSTGAVPLELELGRRGKRAKVNHLEQAKLSQYVGNLNVIVFAPEDLSIVKGAPAVRRRFMDMEFGQMSPKYLYNLSQYRTILKQRNQYLRQLNRQQAKDKVYLGVLSDQLAAFGAEIIHKRLQLLQQLEKWAQAVHSEITQEQEQLTFHYVTQVPTADQTSVDHIYQTLQALYQQQQAKEIFQGTTLLGPHRDDLQFGVNGKNVQTFGSQGQQRTTALSVKLAEIDLMKAETGEYPVLLLDDVLSELDAARQTHLLTAIQDKVQTFLTTPSLDGVARKLINAPKVFEVSHGTLHEEEPH
- the yaaA gene encoding S4 domain-containing protein YaaA, with the translated sequence MKQPIDIKTPYMTLGQLLKETAIIGSGGQAKWFLKETTVLVNGEPDDRRGRKLYPGDTIEVEDNGSFFIRSNQETTD